A part of Geothrix oryzae genomic DNA contains:
- a CDS encoding dicarboxylate/amino acid:cation symporter, with protein MTVKRPWYRSSTFWIFVGLLMGVVLGGFLPQDQYPWAYDAFRFLSKAFISLIKGLIVPLLLSTIIVGIAQTGDIRAVGRMGAKALIYFEVVTTLALFIGLGVANWLKPGAHLPMDMGAHAAVAAVKAKTGWEIALHMFPSNLIQHAAEGDILPVVIFATIFGIALTKVGERGKPVLAFFDGVAQTMFKYTDFVMKLTPLGVFGAMAYNVSHMAAGHTVNGAVIKGWPAVFHLLKQYSLLVGSLYLALTLLFVLVFVPVAWLAGIRVLGFVKAIKDPALTAFSTASSEAALPKLLEEVVRFGVPRQVASFVIPTGYSFNLDGSTLYLVLASLTIAQAAGIHMSLGQQLLMVFTFMLTSKGVAGVPRATLVIIAATCGSFGLPGEAGIAMLLAVDEIMDMARTTVNVIGNGLASVVVARWEGVFGTDPEPLPDQEL; from the coding sequence GTGACCGTCAAGCGCCCCTGGTACCGCTCCAGCACTTTCTGGATCTTCGTGGGTCTGCTCATGGGCGTGGTGCTCGGCGGGTTCCTGCCCCAGGACCAGTACCCCTGGGCCTACGATGCGTTCCGCTTCCTGTCGAAGGCCTTCATCAGCCTCATCAAGGGCCTGATCGTGCCCCTGCTGCTCTCCACTATCATCGTGGGCATCGCACAAACCGGTGACATCCGGGCCGTGGGCCGCATGGGTGCGAAAGCCCTCATCTATTTCGAAGTCGTCACCACCCTGGCCCTGTTCATCGGCCTGGGCGTGGCCAACTGGCTGAAGCCCGGCGCCCACCTGCCCATGGACATGGGCGCCCACGCGGCGGTGGCAGCGGTCAAGGCGAAAACGGGCTGGGAGATCGCCCTCCACATGTTCCCGTCGAACCTCATCCAGCATGCGGCGGAGGGGGACATCCTCCCCGTGGTGATCTTCGCGACCATCTTCGGCATCGCCCTCACCAAGGTGGGCGAGCGCGGCAAGCCCGTGCTCGCCTTCTTCGATGGCGTGGCCCAGACCATGTTCAAGTACACGGACTTCGTCATGAAGCTCACGCCCCTCGGGGTCTTCGGCGCCATGGCCTACAATGTGAGCCACATGGCGGCAGGGCACACCGTCAACGGCGCCGTGATCAAGGGCTGGCCCGCCGTGTTCCACCTCCTCAAGCAGTACAGCCTCCTGGTGGGCAGCCTCTACCTTGCCCTGACCCTGCTGTTCGTCCTGGTCTTCGTGCCCGTGGCCTGGCTCGCGGGCATCCGCGTCCTCGGCTTCGTGAAGGCCATCAAGGACCCGGCCCTGACCGCCTTCAGCACCGCCAGCAGCGAGGCCGCCCTGCCCAAGCTCCTGGAGGAAGTGGTGCGCTTCGGCGTCCCGCGCCAGGTGGCCAGCTTCGTCATCCCCACGGGCTACAGCTTCAACCTGGACGGCTCCACCCTGTATCTGGTGCTGGCCAGCCTCACCATCGCCCAGGCGGCCGGCATCCACATGAGCCTGGGCCAGCAGCTGCTCATGGTGTTCACCTTCATGCTCACCAGCAAGGGCGTGGCCGGCGTGCCCCGGGCCACCCTGGTCATCATCGCCGCCACCTGCGGCAGCTTCGGCCTGCCGGGCGAGGCGGGCATCGCCATGCTGTTGGCCGTGGACGAGATCATGGACATGGCCCGCACCACGGTCAATGTCATCGGCAACGGCCTCGCCAGCGTGGTCGTGGCCCGGTGGGAAGGCGTGTTCGGCACGGACCCCGAGCCCCTCCCCGACCAGGAGCTCTAG
- a CDS encoding cache domain-containing protein codes for MNRRFLSALLLPALCLTLAAQEATPAETEGLVKEAIAFAKANGREAAFKEITRIGGRFHKHGGELYVFVYDMDGKVLAHGQGASKVGVNQMKAKDPDGVAFVEDRVKLAKTKGKGWHDYKYMNPKDGKKEPKTSYIEVWDGLIFGAGIYKK; via the coding sequence ATGAACCGCCGCTTCCTCTCCGCCCTCCTCCTCCCCGCCCTCTGCCTGACCCTGGCCGCCCAGGAGGCCACCCCCGCCGAAACGGAAGGCCTCGTGAAGGAGGCCATCGCCTTCGCCAAGGCCAATGGCCGGGAGGCGGCCTTCAAGGAGATCACCCGAATCGGTGGCCGGTTCCACAAGCACGGCGGCGAACTCTATGTCTTCGTCTACGACATGGACGGGAAGGTGCTCGCCCACGGCCAGGGGGCCTCGAAGGTCGGGGTCAACCAGATGAAGGCCAAGGACCCGGACGGCGTCGCCTTCGTCGAAGACCGCGTCAAGCTGGCCAAGACCAAGGGCAAGGGCTGGCACGACTACAAATACATGAATCCCAAGGATGGGAAGAAGGAGCCCAAGACCAGCTACATCGAGGTCTGGGACGGCCTGATCTTCGGCGCCGGCATCTACAAGAAATAG
- a CDS encoding cache domain-containing protein has translation MRPNLAALLCLPVICMPMAAQNATPAEAEALVKEAIAYAKTHGKDAACKEITRPDGSLRKHGGELYVFVNTMDGKNLAHGMGARFVGADQSKAKDPDGVEYMQERIKLAKTKGKGWHEYKYLNPKTGKKETKASYIEVWDGLIFGAGIYKK, from the coding sequence ATGCGACCGAACCTCGCCGCCCTGCTCTGCCTTCCCGTGATCTGCATGCCCATGGCCGCCCAGAACGCCACTCCCGCCGAGGCGGAAGCCCTGGTGAAGGAGGCCATCGCCTATGCCAAGACCCACGGCAAGGACGCCGCCTGCAAGGAGATCACCCGGCCCGACGGCTCGCTGCGCAAACATGGCGGTGAGCTCTATGTCTTCGTCAACACCATGGATGGAAAGAACCTTGCTCACGGCATGGGGGCGAGGTTCGTGGGCGCCGACCAGTCGAAGGCGAAGGACCCCGATGGCGTGGAGTACATGCAGGAACGAATCAAGCTGGCCAAGACCAAGGGCAAGGGTTGGCACGAGTACAAGTACCTGAACCCCAAGACGGGCAAGAAGGAAACCAAGGCCAGCTACATCGAGGTCTGGGACGGCCTGATCTTCGGCGCCGGCATCTACAAGAAATAG
- the serA gene encoding phosphoglycerate dehydrogenase, giving the protein MKIIVTDEVTGEGLALLREDPRISLDVRLGLSIEALHACIGEYDAIITRSGTTVDRALLDAATNLKIVARAGVGIDNVDVDYASSKGVIVVNAPFGNTNSAAEHTLALLLSACRHVPAANASLKGGEWKRAKFTGVELKGKVAGVIGLGKVGGRVATRLKAFECEVLGCDPYISAKRAHDLGVRLVDLADLCRSCDILTVHTPLNEETRGMIGPDQLALMKEGIILLNVARGGILDEPALLAALQSGQVSLAAVDVWSEEPPKSEVLKALIAQERLVVTPHLGANTQEAQVNVAIDVSKEILAYLDRAPLENAVNLPRFDPAVMDQMRPYFKLMAVLGEFGLQLMKGNLDRVTFGFSGAIAHLDCSPLTVSGLAALLGRVADQPVNMVNAGLVAERMGLVVEERKSTLGGAFSNLVTLTLEGPGGARTVSGTLFEGTPRIVGLRDYAMDFMPEEHMLLLSYADRPGMIGKIGTVLGQHDINIAFMNLGRRERKGEAMVVLSVDSPVPAPVLEELRKATEATFIQALHLPSA; this is encoded by the coding sequence ATGAAGATCATCGTGACCGACGAGGTGACCGGCGAGGGTCTAGCCCTCCTGAGGGAGGATCCGCGCATCAGCCTCGATGTCCGGCTGGGCCTGTCCATCGAGGCCCTCCATGCCTGCATCGGCGAGTACGACGCCATCATCACCCGCAGCGGCACCACCGTGGACAGGGCCCTGCTGGACGCCGCCACGAACCTGAAGATCGTGGCCCGGGCCGGCGTCGGCATCGACAATGTGGATGTGGACTACGCCAGTTCCAAGGGCGTGATCGTGGTGAATGCCCCCTTCGGCAACACCAACAGCGCGGCCGAGCACACCCTGGCCCTCCTGCTGTCCGCCTGCCGGCATGTGCCTGCGGCCAACGCCAGCCTGAAGGGCGGCGAGTGGAAGCGGGCGAAGTTCACCGGCGTCGAGTTGAAGGGCAAGGTCGCGGGCGTCATCGGCCTGGGCAAGGTGGGCGGCCGGGTGGCCACGCGGCTCAAGGCCTTCGAGTGCGAGGTGCTGGGCTGCGATCCCTACATCAGCGCCAAGCGGGCCCATGACCTGGGGGTGCGCCTGGTGGATCTCGCCGACCTCTGCCGCAGCTGCGACATCCTCACGGTGCACACGCCCCTGAACGAGGAGACCAGGGGCATGATCGGCCCCGATCAGCTGGCCCTCATGAAGGAGGGCATCATCCTCCTCAATGTGGCCCGGGGCGGCATCCTGGACGAACCGGCCCTGCTGGCGGCCCTCCAGTCCGGCCAGGTGAGCCTGGCGGCCGTGGATGTGTGGTCCGAGGAGCCTCCCAAATCCGAGGTGCTCAAGGCCCTCATCGCCCAGGAGCGCCTGGTGGTGACGCCGCACCTGGGGGCCAACACCCAGGAGGCCCAGGTCAATGTGGCCATCGATGTGTCGAAGGAGATCCTCGCCTACCTGGACCGCGCCCCCCTGGAGAACGCCGTGAACCTGCCGCGCTTCGATCCGGCCGTCATGGACCAGATGCGTCCCTACTTCAAGCTCATGGCCGTCCTCGGCGAGTTCGGCCTCCAGCTCATGAAGGGCAACCTGGACCGGGTCACCTTCGGGTTCAGCGGCGCCATCGCCCACCTCGACTGCTCCCCGCTCACGGTGAGCGGCCTGGCTGCCCTCCTGGGCCGCGTGGCGGACCAGCCCGTGAACATGGTCAACGCGGGCCTCGTGGCCGAACGCATGGGCCTGGTCGTGGAGGAGCGCAAGTCCACCCTGGGCGGGGCCTTCTCCAACCTGGTGACCCTGACCCTGGAGGGCCCGGGCGGCGCCCGGACCGTGTCCGGCACGCTCTTCGAAGGCACCCCCCGCATCGTGGGGCTCCGCGATTACGCCATGGACTTCATGCCCGAGGAGCACATGCTCCTGCTGAGCTACGCCGACCGCCCCGGCATGATCGGGAAGATCGGCACCGTGCTGGGCCAGCACGACATCAACATCGCGTTCATGAACCTGGGCCGCCGCGAGCGGAAGGGCGAGGCCATGGTGGTGCTCTCGGTGGACTCCCCGGTTCCGGCCCCGGTCCTCGAGGAGTTGCGGAAGGCCACCGAGGCCACCTTCATCCAGGCCCTGCACCTGCCTTCGGCCTGA
- a CDS encoding HAD family hydrolase: MKLIAWDFDGTLVDSRPLIEAGMAHALDALGQPRSVMAEWLKYVGLPVEAGIRNTFGPLGLDNDTVLKAYRSFGHLEHEHLLQPFEGIPELLDELRARGQRMGVATSKRTAPLLRQMARWGWEAYFDPIITPDDVTHGKPHPESLQLMQTRTGLAAEDILMVGDTPFDLDMAKAAGVPSLAVGHGFYPEEALAACGPRAYAPDTAALRDILLAWSE; the protein is encoded by the coding sequence TTGAAACTCATCGCCTGGGACTTCGACGGCACGCTGGTGGACAGCCGCCCCCTCATCGAGGCCGGCATGGCCCACGCTCTGGATGCCCTGGGCCAGCCCCGATCCGTCATGGCCGAATGGCTGAAGTATGTCGGCCTGCCCGTGGAGGCCGGCATCCGGAACACCTTCGGCCCGCTGGGCCTGGACAACGACACCGTCCTGAAGGCCTACCGCAGCTTCGGCCACCTCGAACACGAGCACCTGCTCCAGCCCTTCGAGGGCATTCCCGAGCTGCTGGACGAGCTCCGGGCCAGGGGCCAGCGCATGGGCGTGGCCACCTCCAAGCGGACAGCCCCCCTCCTGCGCCAGATGGCCCGGTGGGGCTGGGAGGCCTACTTCGACCCCATCATCACCCCCGACGATGTCACCCACGGCAAGCCTCATCCTGAGTCCCTGCAGCTGATGCAGACCCGAACGGGCCTCGCCGCCGAGGACATCCTCATGGTGGGCGACACCCCCTTCGACCTGGACATGGCCAAGGCCGCCGGGGTGCCCAGCCTGGCCGTGGGCCACGGCTTCTACCCCGAGGAGGCCCTGGCCGCCTGCGGCCCCCGGGCCTATGCGCCGGACACGGCCGCCCTGAGGGACATCCTCCTGGCCTGGAGTGAGTGA
- the moaC gene encoding cyclic pyranopterin monophosphate synthase MoaC, translated as MAELTHLDPEGRPQMVDVSAKAVTRRMAVAAGYLELDAPAAEALSRGGGPKGDPWSVARIGAVGGVKRTSDLIPLAHPLAIEAVEVAHHWDPATRRAWLRVSVSCEGRTGIEMEALAGVTVGLLVLYDMLKAVSHGMAVGPARLLRKEGGRRGTVTLPWEGCPWAP; from the coding sequence ATGGCTGAACTCACGCACCTCGATCCCGAAGGCCGCCCCCAGATGGTGGATGTCTCCGCCAAGGCCGTGACCCGGCGGATGGCCGTGGCGGCCGGCTACCTGGAACTGGATGCCCCGGCGGCCGAGGCCTTGTCCAGGGGCGGCGGCCCCAAGGGCGACCCCTGGTCCGTGGCCCGCATCGGCGCGGTGGGGGGGGTCAAGCGCACCTCGGACCTGATCCCCCTGGCCCACCCCCTGGCCATCGAAGCCGTGGAGGTGGCCCACCACTGGGACCCCGCCACCCGTCGCGCCTGGCTCCGGGTGTCCGTGAGCTGCGAGGGCCGGACGGGCATCGAGATGGAAGCCCTGGCCGGCGTCACCGTGGGTTTGCTGGTGCTCTACGACATGCTCAAGGCCGTGAGCCACGGCATGGCCGTCGGCCCGGCCCGGCTCCTCCGGAAGGAGGGGGGGCGCCGGGGCACCGTCACCCTGCCCTGGGAGGGATGCCCCTGGGCGCCCTGA
- a CDS encoding LysM peptidoglycan-binding domain-containing M23 family metallopeptidase, translated as MRLAALTLVLASLSLGLQAAPKRTSKKTSPRPVARQAARLEEGSVHVMRKGETAAAVARATGLSLAELKALNPGRNLGRLAVGDRLKVPAPRSAAPALAEAVPAEAPAAPALVSRPALAALPVSPVVSPAPMPHLERLLPYQVRAAVPTLGPVASAHSETHQTPGTPSQLLARMQSVLPPVSEAELKALLPTFAPADPERLDLLWPVETRTISSAWGPRMRTKTVRVKNQRKKRVRYKGRHRGIDLTAPVGAAVFAALDGQVIMAGRHKQYGNYVVVDHGNGVATLYAHHKLNLVQEGDIVRRGQKIAEVGRTGNATGPHLHFELKVDGLQRNPLPVLNDEEEISSELAAQNTLIGAGARR; from the coding sequence ATGCGTCTTGCCGCCCTGACCCTCGTTCTCGCGTCCCTCAGCCTCGGCCTTCAGGCCGCTCCGAAACGGACCTCCAAGAAGACCTCCCCGCGACCCGTCGCCCGCCAGGCAGCCCGCCTGGAAGAGGGTTCGGTGCATGTGATGCGCAAGGGCGAGACCGCTGCGGCGGTCGCCCGAGCCACCGGCTTGAGCCTGGCGGAGTTGAAGGCCCTGAATCCCGGCCGGAACCTCGGCAGGCTCGCCGTCGGAGATCGCCTGAAGGTGCCGGCCCCCCGGTCGGCGGCGCCCGCCCTCGCGGAAGCCGTGCCCGCGGAGGCCCCGGCTGCTCCGGCGCTCGTTTCCCGGCCCGCCCTGGCGGCCCTGCCGGTCTCCCCGGTCGTCTCCCCCGCCCCCATGCCGCACCTCGAGCGGCTCCTGCCCTATCAGGTGCGGGCCGCGGTCCCGACCCTGGGCCCCGTGGCCTCCGCCCACAGCGAGACCCACCAGACCCCCGGAACGCCCTCGCAGCTCCTCGCCCGCATGCAGTCCGTCCTCCCCCCGGTCAGCGAGGCCGAGTTGAAGGCCCTGCTGCCCACCTTCGCCCCCGCCGATCCGGAACGCCTGGACCTGCTCTGGCCCGTGGAGACCCGGACGATCAGCTCCGCCTGGGGCCCCCGGATGCGCACCAAGACCGTGCGCGTGAAGAACCAGCGCAAGAAGCGGGTTCGCTACAAGGGTCGCCACCGGGGCATCGACCTGACCGCCCCCGTCGGCGCCGCCGTCTTCGCCGCCCTCGACGGGCAGGTGATCATGGCCGGCCGGCACAAGCAGTACGGCAACTATGTGGTGGTCGATCACGGCAATGGGGTTGCCACCCTGTATGCCCACCACAAGCTGAACCTGGTCCAGGAAGGCGACATCGTCCGCCGGGGCCAGAAGATCGCGGAAGTCGGCCGGACCGGGAACGCCACGGGGCCCCACCTCCACTTCGAGCTCAAGGTCGACGGGCTCCAGCGGAACCCCCTGCCGGTCCTCAACGACGAAGAGGAGATCTCCTCCGAACTCGCCGCCCAGAACACCCTGATCGGAGCCGGCGCGCGGCGCTGA